The DNA window atatatgggccggcagaacattggataagcggatatgttggataataaggagagcttaaggagaagcctattaaagatcaaattaggttatgattttacaaatgaagcaccaaaacatcatgttatacaacaaatttgacagaaaaagtagttcaatatgcagcaatgctatgttgtaattactgtatttacgaatttagcaccaaaatatcacgatgtattgaaaacactgactacaaaaatgcgttggataatccagaacgttggataagcgagtgttggataagtgagactctactgtatcatatttAGACCTTGCTTCTGTTGTCATTTACACCCTACttctattatcattgttattattatcacacccagcttctattattattattattattattattattattattattattattattattatcacacccagcctctattattattattattattgtatgacacagcaaacaagatagatatgctggatttcgtatcacaaaatcacaagtcgaacacttcccaagtgtctaggactgtgtgatggataatgtattaatattattattatttacaccctgcttctattattattatatgcggggacatgagaaaagcctcccacaaggatggtaaaaacatcaaaaacatctggtcgtcccctgggtaacgtccttgcagacggacaattctctcacaccagaagcgacttgcagtttctcaagctgctcctgacacgaaaaaacaatattattatactatttattCACAccctgcttctattattattttcatttatgctCTTACCTATCATGACGATGGTGAGGATGAAATTGCTGATTTCCTGCAGCAACTGAGGTCCAAAGGCCAAGAGCAAACCGGCCACGAATTCGATCCAGCCCACTGTCTCCAGGTAGCCGACCGGCTCTGGCTTGTAGCCAAACTCCTTTAAGGGGAAAACGTCAGCAAACTGGAcaaattgggatttctgggaaagcAATGGAGGAAAGGTGCATTTAGCCAAGGAGGCAAAGATtgcgtctacattgtagaattaatgcagtttgacgccacttttaactgtatggaatcatggtagtttggggaggcaccagacCTTGAAATACTCCAACTCCCAGGGTGCCATTAGCCTTGAGACATGGAAGTTCAAGcgtcgtcaaactgcattaattcatcagtgtagatgcaccttgcatgtgcctttaagtcaccttGGAACGACAACAAGCCCATATTTTTCATAGGatatttttaggcaaggaatatttctGGAAAtggttctccagagtcatagtccaatgttcaagaaAAACATGTAATTGCATGTGCCTTTTGACCCGTGATTAAGCTGATGCCCTTCGATCGATAAAGACTGCCCTGCCTCTTTTTGAATCATACTATTTATACTATTTTagtaatatttaaataataataaatataatataataatatcaaagaacactgctaataatataaaatataataataataatataaaagaataataacaataatctaaaatataataattattattatctgaattCCCTAGGAAACAAATGGCAAAGATAGAAGGAgtaggataaaataataataatataaaacaatactaataacaatataaaagaatACATAATATAAAGCAataccaatataataataataataataataattgggaagtgttcgacttgtgattttgtgatataaaatccagcatatctatcttgtttgctgtgtcataataaaataataataataataataataataatttggattcCCTAAGAAACAAATGGCAAAGATAGAAggaggataaaataataatataaaataataatataaatacaataataacaataatctgaaTTCCCTACGAAACAAATGGCAAAGATAAGAggaggataaaataataatattaataataataatataaaataatgataataatctggATTCCCTAGGAAACAAATGGCAAAGATAGGAGgataaaatcataataataataataaatacaatataataacaataattaaatacttttttttcatgtcaggagcaaccggagttgcttctggagtgagagaattggctgtctgcaaggacgttgcccaggggacgcaacatatatatataataacatatatataataaaatactactaataatataaaataataacaataatataaaatataataataatctggattcCCTAGGAAACAAATGGCAAAGGACgggacaataaaataaaataataaatataatataataataagataatgctactaataatataaaataatatataataataataatcatagtaataatataaagcaagactacaaataatataaaatataatcacGAGATACatattcttattattgttattattcatccCAAAGTCTTCCCAGCCCCAGTTCGCGCCCAAACGGTTTCAAAACaaaaggcggggccaggaagccTGATCTTCCTGTCTACACGGGGCTGAGCTTGAATCCGGATCAGACCCACGGAAATCCACACTGCAGAACTGGAATCGCTTCTGCATTGGGCAAGGATGGCCTCCGGGTTCCCCAAAGCCTGGCCCCAAATGCGTTGCAAACCTTGCCGCCgttgcaagcctttgcaaaccCCAAAGCGGGTTAAGCTCTCACCATTTGCTGGTGCAGATCCCCGGACACCTTGTCGCTGATCTTGACCAGCCCGGAGAGGGCGAAGAAGAGGCCCAGAAGGACCCGAAGAGCCGAGAAAACCCGAGCCATGGCTCTCTCTGTGCCTCGGATCCCGCCTTCCCTTGGCTTCTTATGGAGACGGAAAGGGGGCGGGATTCGAACTCAGGCCCCGCCTTCGCTCCTTCGCCATTGGCTGATGCTTAAGCGGTTGAAGAAGGGACTGAGGCtcttaggaatgatgggagttgaagtccaaaacacctggaaggagggccaaagttggatAGCCTCACCGACTATCAAAAATGCCATAAACAAGAACAGACATGGCAAAAAGTCCATTTCTAATTTGGGAAATATTAAATCTTAGTTCTGGATCAAAGTAACCCATTGAAACCTTTCAGTTCTTTGAGGTTTCCAAGACAAGTATTGATCTCTTTTGGTTCTGGAAAAAATATGTCTGGAAATTCTCTGGAAGATCTTggagttgaaatcaagctcaAAACAATACGCCAGAAGCAAaggatttattccatctttccacagtcactgaataacagttctcAAGATTTGGGGAAATGTTAATTTCTTTTGGTTCTGGAAAAATATGCCTGGAAATTCTCTGGAAGTTCTTGggagttgaaatcaagctcacaacaataCGCCGGAAGCAAaggatttattccatctttccgcagtcactgaataacagttctcAAGATTTGGGGAAATGTTAATTTCTTTTGGTTCTGGAAAAATATGCCTGGAAATTCTCTGGAAGTTCTTGggagttgaaatcaagctcacaacaataCGCCGGAAGCAAaggatttattccatctttccgcagtcactgaataacagttctcAAGATTTGGGGAAATGTTAATTTCTTTTGGTTCTGGAAAAATATGCCTGGAAATTCTCTGGAAGTTCTTggagttgaaatcaagctcacaacaataCGCCGGAAGCAAaggatttattccatctttccgcagtcactgaataacagttctcAAGATTTGGGGAAATGTTTAAATCTTAGTTTTGGAACAAAGTAACCCATTGAAACTTTGAGTTCTTAGAGGCTTCCAATAAAAATATTGATTTCGTTTGGTTCTGGAAAAATATGCCCATCTTCATATAGAATCACACGCGTCTATCACTTTATATGTTTCCACAAGTAACATCGGAATCTGACCAAGATGACAAGTTATTAATGGGGAAGCACATATATAAGATTCTGGAAGTTCTTGGcgttgaaatcaagctcacaacaacaatacactggAAGCAAattatttattccatctttccgcAGTCAGTGAATAACAGTTCTCAAGATTTCTTGCTCAAAcaccctgaataataataataataataacaacaacaacaacaactttattattgcATCCCACCCCATTTCCCCTAAGGAACTTGGGGCAGCACACATGGGGAAGTTCTTggagttgaaatcaagctcacaacaataCGCTGGAAGCAAaggatttattccatctttccgcagtcactgaataacagttctcAAGATTTCGGGAAATGTTAAATCTTAGTTCTGGATCAAAGTAACCCATTCAAACCTTGAGTTCTTGGAGGCTTCCAAGAAAAATATTGCATTCTTTTGGTTCTGGAAAAATATACCCATCTTCATATAGACTCACACGCCTCTATCACTTGATATTTAAAACCCAGAGATATGTTTCCATAAGCAATATCGGAATCTGGCCAAGATGACAACTTATTAATGGGGAAGCACATACTGTATAAGACTCTGGAAGTTCTTGggagttgaaatcaagctcacaacagtACACTGGAAGCAAatgatttattccatctttccgcagtcactgaataacagttctcAAGATTTCCCGCTCAAACACCTATAACAGCCCAACTCCCATTCGCTTCGTAGCGGCCAAACACTGTGCCCACAGTCTGTTAACTGCAATTTCTATTCTTCTCACAAAACAGATGGCTTATATACAGTACTCTGGACCCAGCCTCCCTTCTTTATGGCAGAGAACCGAAGCAGCCAGTTCCAGGCTGCTACAGTGATCCTGACACATCAGATAGGAAAAGCTGCAATACTTTGTTTTAGCATAACGTTAGAGAGCAGGGCAAGAGTCCAACACTTTTGCACTTGCTGAAAGCTGAGgataaaaaggagaaagggagaacaGGAGAGAAACTGGAAAGTTTTAACATCAACTGAAAAAGTGGGAATGCAGAGGATTCAGAATTTCCGTAGCAAATACAGACAACAGAAGTTACCAAATTCTTTGCTTCCTTAACATAATCATTATGAACCAAGTTATGCCAGGAGTCGATTGAAAATTATTTCTTTCCAATCCATCCTAATTCCATTCCTGGTAGCTGAAGCGGATTTCAGAAACTCGGACCTTGCGTGCGTCGAGTACTTGGCCGATTGTCTGTCTCTTCCAAGAAACCTTCGTCCAATGACTCTGCATCGGTGTTCTCTTTCCCATTAGGGACATAAACGTGGATCTCCATCTTTGGCCTTCTAATCTGGGGTAGTGATGACGGCACACAAGTCGTCCCGTTGACCATTAAGTTCTGGACGGCGGGGTTCGTTGAGCAGTTGTGGCCAGCCAGGCTACGGTTGTGGGACCCGGGTGCGAAATCACGCCTGGGCCTGCAAGGAGGTGGCTTCACGGCGAGACGGACAGGGCTGGAGAAATGGAAGTAGGTGTATTTCCCCACCGAGCCATTGCCCGATTTGGAAGAACAGACATTCTGGCTTCGGAGACCTTTGGGCTGAACCGATACCGAGGGAAGTTCCAAGAAGGGAAGCTTTGCATTGTTCCGGGTTTCGCTGTTGTGAGTTTGGTACCCGTTCtaaaacaaaaaggagaaaatatgGTGACTATGACTGGCAATGCAACCCAAGATcactggtgggtttccatggttgagtgaggAATGGTCTCCAGAGTTGCGAAGATTTGGAGGACAAGGACTTCAATGTAGCCACAACATGCAGAAAAGTACCCACATATTGGTCGAGAAGTATTTTTAACTTAAAATATTTCAGATTCTTTACTACACTccagaaatattttcaagcatCCAGCCGTCTCTTTTTCTCATCACTTTGAACAAACAGGACAAAGGCAACACCAAGGTCTGATGTTTGTGGCTAAAGACAAGAGGTGcagcaacactgtagaattaatgcaggttgacaccacttgaactgctatgactTAATGGCAGAGAattctgggatctgcagtttggagaggcaccataATTCTTTGGCAGCGAAGGCAAAAtaatttgcaaaactacaactcaaatgattctatagcactgagccatggcaactaaagtggtcttgaactgcattcattttacagtgtagattttTTTATCTTGTCAAAAGTGActggagaacatactgcaagttgcttctggtgtaagataaTTGAccttctacagagacgttgcccagggacgtcTACGCCCGGTTGTGTTGTTACCATccagctgagaggcttctctcatgtccgcacaagctaaagctgacagatgggagctcaacgtctcgcagatttgaaccggcaaccttaaaatcagcaacccaaccttcaggtcagcaattcagccggcacaagggacTAACttcttacagtgtagatgcacccaaggcaGAAACCCAACTAGCAGCAGCGGTTGCATTAAATACAAAGAAATAAACTCACCTGGGGTAAGATTCTGCCACATTTTCCTAATGCCTTCCAACTGCAGGGCTGGCAACTAAGGTGGGAAAAGCGGGCAGGAAAACAAGGGACCATAGGAGCCCTCCCTGAACCCAAGGCAGCAATGTGGACATTTCTTTCCATCTTCATAGTCATCCTCTTTCTAAGCTGCTTAATGATAAAGACAACGTGGCCGTCCTTATTCCTGAGTGGCTTCCACCTGCTTTTCCCTCCCAGCTCTCAACTTACAAATCAATATTTCAAACGCGACCTCTATGCAATATTCATTAGCAACAGGCCTGGAGCTAATCTTAACGAAAGGCTTCGTAACACGAGCCCTTTCTCCTGAAGGAAAACGACATGCATATGAAAAAATGTAGACATGGGGAAAAATTGATCCCAGACTGCCAATTTCTGTTTGCTATCATACAAATGAACACCAAGCTTTGTAGGAAGTTAAGCTTCCCTCCTTGCTTCTATCCAGCATAACAAGTCAcataacaacaactctttattgttAAGTCAATTTTGACTATATCAAAACATATGAagcatacaaaacgtacacacttacccatacatacagtaaaaccatgtatagatacaaagcatcacGGCCTAccagcctaccaacccactcctaggtatttgtgcaaatacagaataaaaagattaaaattaattattcccttaaagtAAATTCTATCCAGCAGATACTAAGAGAAGCAAGGAGGGTGAGCCCTGGCACTTTGGATAAAAGCAAGGCTGGTTTCTTCATGCAACACTTACCGCACTTCAATTCACATGTTATCTTTGGAAGTTTATGTAAGTTTGCTAAAACATGTTGAATCGCTTTTTTATGATGCGAGAACCCATGCTTATTTCTCTATTATATTTGTCTTTGGTACCCACATTCTTCCACATCTGACATAATACGTCTCCTATTTCCTCTGTCACCTACAGTGTGGCTCTATGTTAATCTTGGATAGGGAATCCTTAATTTCAATAGGTTTTGCTATTTATTATCAAGTGTCACATCTCCCTCAGGAATACAGAAAGGGATCATTCTGCATTTACATGTCCAGGCGGACATGATGCTCAGACATTATGGATCAAAAACAATTGCTAACAGGTTTTCCAAAAAAACATTGACCCCCCGCATTATGGGCTGATCTGACTTGCTCAAGCTACTTAAGGAGTGGCAGCAAATAGCTCAGACAAGCTAATTATGTTTATTCAGAAGTATTTTAGGAGCAAAAAACAGAACTCAAGGGGTACAAACTCCATCTTCTACCTCCAAATCTGCCAGTTAATAAGTTCAACAAGTATATTAAAACacgttttaaaaaaaaccacagagATCGGTTTTCAAGTTTTTACGTAATTTATTTAAATGTGAAAAGGCTCCTATAACAATCCTGGGACTTCTCTCTTCTGAATTCAGGAACAGCTTCTTTTGCCTGTAAAATCAATTTCCAGATTAGAATTTCATATAAAATTTAGAAAAAATGTATGTGCATGcattgggactgcctgtatgcacacAAACACAGGTAGTCCCCAAATTAACTTTTGCATTAGTATATTTTAATGCAATAACATCTTTAAAACTCAGTAAACTGAAATCCTAATTATGAAAGCAGATACAAGTTAACATAATTAACACACGGCCAGAAATGCACACCTGGAACACAATTTCAAATGCCAGGTGCCTTTCTCCATCTCTAACATCAAACACTTGCTCTTGGCAAATAGAAATGCTCAGCCACGACTCCTTTTTCTCTTACCTAATTATTTTATAGGGCTGTCCACTCTCCATCGTTTTACTCTGCTGGCATCTATAGGCTACATCCAGACTGCAAAAAAAGTTTCATTTAATTAGGACGCAATTACATTAAAGTATAACTAGGCTGATATAACTAGTTGTCATGTTTTAAGGCAAAGCTGTATCATTTGTTCTGTCCAACATAGCCTACATTTATCACCTCATTAAAAACTTACATTAATATTCACTAAAGAAAATTTAATGAAAAGCAGACATTGAGAACTTATGCCCCAAAATTATGGTATAACACCTGTCTAGATCAGTAGCTGTCATTCCATGATGTACATGAATTTCTGCAACACTAGATTTTTCCAAAATTATTTTGTCAGTTATTCTTCTctttactcttttttaaaaacaatgttgtatctttatttctttttttaaaagtattacatAAGCACCCAAAGCTTAAATTTCCAGATAACATCAATAAATCTTTGTCTTCTAGGTTTGGACCAGAATAAATAAATTGACTTTACTGCTAATATACTCTAACCAGTTATGATCCAAGGAAACTTTTTAACGAGCAGTTCCTGATCTCTATACAGAGGAAGTGGTATCTAGAAATCTCAGTCTAAAGGCATAGTGtaacatttatttcaattaaGCAGTGATTTAAAGGATATGAAAGCACACTGGCAATTTTTGAGATCTAGGTAAACAATTCAGAACTATTTCACACCTATCCCGACTCTCAAAATAAATATCAAACTTTTCCACTGAGCATTTTCTAAAAGTTATGCTTATGTAGCTCAGTCAATTACTCCTCTGTCCTCATGATTCTTTGACTATATGAGATAGGACATCTTACCTCACATGTGGCCGCTCTCTGGTATCATCCAGCTGGTATTACCTTCACCTAAAGGATAAGAGCTGAAGTTAGTAAGAGGATATAGATTACAGGAGCTTCTGAAAACAAAAATTGAAGTTTAAGCATAAGAGTTAACTCATGAATTGGTAAACTGAGGGGAGTTTACAAGTTCTGCCAAAACAGTCATTGGGAAATAGCATGGGGCACAAGCAGAAGATGAATGCTTTTATTCCAAAGACTGAGCTACAGGATAGTGAAGATATGCAACTAGTCTTAGTTTAGTCCTCAACTGCCAACCTCAGCATTAGAATACTTGCAGCCAGAGGTGGGTCACCTCTTGTGTGCAGATGTGAAGCCATTGCATTGGTTCAACTACTTTGTTCCCTCTCTCTGCTGCAGTACATCCTTCCTCCCCAGAAAATGTTTAATCAAAGGCTCGTCCAAGTGCCTTCTGAGTCTTCACAGTACAGTTTGGAATGTGCTTAGAACTAGCTCTCTTCCCT is part of the Anolis carolinensis isolate JA03-04 unplaced genomic scaffold, rAnoCar3.1.pri scaffold_10, whole genome shotgun sequence genome and encodes:
- the tmem35b gene encoding transmembrane protein 35B; translation: MARVFSALRVLLGLFFALSGLVKISDKVSGDLHQQMKSQFVQFADVFPLKEFGYKPEPVGYLETVGWIEFVAGLLLAFGPQLLQEISNFILTIVMIGAIYTLLVLKEPIAMCAPATVCLGLLLLLNIRGRPAKSKFE